A window of Mustelus asterias chromosome 15, sMusAst1.hap1.1, whole genome shotgun sequence contains these coding sequences:
- the mpc1 gene encoding mitochondrial pyruvate carrier 1 isoform X2 yields MAGTLARKAADYLKSKDFRDYLMSTHFWGPVANWGLPIAAFSDMKKTPEIISGRMTFALCCYSLLFMRFAYKVQPRNWLLFACHFTNETAQLIQGSRLIKYNAQKKMHSE; encoded by the exons ATGGCCGGGACTCTGGCCCGCAAGGCCGCGGACTACCTCAAGAGCAAGGATTTCCGCGACTATCTCATGAG cacg CACTTTTGGGGTCCTGTTGCTAACTGGGGGCTGCCCATTGCTGCTTTTAGCGACATGAAGAAAACGCCAGAGATCATCAGTGGCAGGATGACATTTG CACTttgctgctactctctgcttttcaTGCGATTTGCCTACAAGGTACAGCCCAGAAATTGGCTCTTGTTTGCCTGTCATTTCACCAACGAAACGGCACAACTCATTCAGGGAAGTCGGCTGATCAAATACAA TGCTCAGAAGAAGATGCATTCCGAGTAA
- the mpc1 gene encoding mitochondrial pyruvate carrier 1 isoform X1 has product MKKTPEIISGRMTFALCCYSLLFMRFAYKVQPRNWLLFACHFTNETAQLIQGSRLIKYNAQKKMHSE; this is encoded by the exons ATGAAGAAAACGCCAGAGATCATCAGTGGCAGGATGACATTTG CACTttgctgctactctctgcttttcaTGCGATTTGCCTACAAGGTACAGCCCAGAAATTGGCTCTTGTTTGCCTGTCATTTCACCAACGAAACGGCACAACTCATTCAGGGAAGTCGGCTGATCAAATACAA TGCTCAGAAGAAGATGCATTCCGAGTAA